In Lineus longissimus chromosome 7, tnLinLong1.2, whole genome shotgun sequence, a genomic segment contains:
- the LOC135491342 gene encoding transmembrane protein 115-like, producing MATSMVQRNLPYVKQQFTAALGNSSVVVKFISVAVFGCYFLSFSEAAISYTTVTPGYVLPPNFWVWTYLTFSFIEAHVWIMLFDVAVIVFCGKLLEPLWGALEMLIFYLLVNISVAAITTSVYVFVYFVSKNEDYLFHTHINGLAGYIGGFAVAVKQIMPDNILVNSPFGKLRNRHIPILLLIIAIMLRLAGALDGPYPIMFGAGILVSWTYLRFYQKHSNGNRGDMADNFTFASFFPDTLQPVIGVISNTIFSFLVKIKACKKPQRKYDVSSPTTITVSLPGTDPQDADRRRQLALKALNERLSKTDPQVNWPSMDEGEATKKEGEKSKDIKEGSPSASKLPVPDFKENAKHVDDDVEVV from the exons ATGGCAACTTCCATGGTTCAGAGAAATTTGCCTTATGTAAAACAGCAATTTACAGCGGCCCTGGGCAATAGTAGTGTCGTTGTCAAATTCATAAGTGTAGCAGTGTTTGGCTGCTATTTTTTGTCATTCAGTGAGGCCGCCATATCATATACAACAGTCACTCCAGGTTATGTTTTACCTCCGAACTTTTGGGTCTGGACCTACTTGACGTTCAGTTTCATAGAAGCCCATGTATGGATCATGCTCTTTGATGTGGCTGTTATAGTATTTTGTGGAAAACTTTTAGAACCGCTCTGGGGTGCCCTTGAAATGTTAATCTTCTATCTACTGGTGAACATTAGCGTAGCGGCGATAACGACAAGTGTTTAcgtttttgtgtattttgtttcaaaaaacGAAGATTATCTTTTCCATACACACATCAACGGTTTGGCCGGCTACATAGGTGGATTCGCTGTCGCAGTTAAACAGATCATGCCAGATAACATACTTGTTAATTCGCCGTTTGGGAAACTACGGAACAGGCATATTCCCATCCTATTGCTAATCATTGCAATCATGCTAAGACTGGCTGGTGCGTTAGATGGACCATACCCAATCATGTTCGGCGCTGGAATTCTTGTGAGTTGGACGTATCTGCGATTTTATCAGAAGCACAGTAATGGAAACAGAGGGGACATGGCTGATAACTTTACATTTGCTAG tttctttCCTGACACACTCCAGCCGGTCATTGGTGTTATTTCCAACACGATATTCAGCTTCTTAGTGAAGATCAAAGCGTGTAAAAAACCGCAGAGGAAATACGATGTCAGTTCACCGACGACTATAACTGTCAGCCTCCCAGGCACTGATCCTCAGGATGCTGACAGGAGAAG ACAATTGGCCCTGAAAGCATTAAATGAACGTCTTTCCAAAACGGATCCACAGGTCAATTGGCCATCAATGGACGAGGGTGAGGCCACCAAGAAGGAAGGAGAAAAAAGCAAAGATATTAAGGAAGGATCGCCTTCTGCTTCAAAACTTCCTGTACCGGACTTTAAAGAGAATGCCAagcatgttgatgatgatgtcgaggTTGTATGA